A single window of Drosophila suzukii chromosome 3, CBGP_Dsuzu_IsoJpt1.0, whole genome shotgun sequence DNA harbors:
- the Mical gene encoding F-actin-monooxygenase Mical isoform X10: MSRQHQRHHQQHHHLPLHQQQQPQQQLQMPQQQQQLTAQQQQQQQLLMAEHAAAAEAAELFDLLCVATTMRQILALHRAMCEAVGLRPSPLNDFYPRLKAKVRSWKAQALWKKFDARAAHRVYGKGAACTGTRVLVIGAGPCGLRTAIEAQLLGAKVVVLEKRDRITRNNVLHLWPFVITDLRNLGAKKFYGKFCAGSIDHISIRQLQCMLLKVALLLGVEIHEGVSFEHALEPSGDGGGWRAAVTPTDHAVSHYEFDVLIGADGKRNMLDFRRKEFRGKLAIAITANFINKKTEAEAKVEEISGVAFIFNQAFFKELYGKTGIDLENIVYYKDETHYFVMTAKKHSLIDKGVIIEDMADPGELLAPANVDTQKLHDYAREAAEFSTQYQMPNLEFAVNHYGKPDVAMFDFTSMFAAEMSCRVIVRKGARLMQCLVGDSLLEPFWPTGSGCARGFLSSMDAAYAIKLWSNPQNSTLGVLAQRESIYRLLNQTTPDTLQRDISAYTVDPATRYPNLNRESVNSWQVKHLVDTDDPSVLEQTFMDTHALQTPHVDTPGRRKRRSGDLLPQGATLLRWISAQLHAHQFVTELKEASDVFRNGRVLCALINRYRPDLIDFAATKDMSPVECNELSFAVLERELHIDRIMSAKQSLDLTDVESRIWLNYLDQICELFRGEIPHIKHPKMDFSDLRQKYRINHTHAQPDFSKLLAMKPKAKSPMQDAVDVPTTVQRRSVLEEERAKRQRRHEQLLNVGGGAAGSAAGVAGSGSGTGATTLGQNDTPRRSKKRRQVDKTANIDRERGDIPSALPRTADEQFSDRIRNMEQRMTGRGGLGGDKKPKDLMRAIGKIDSSDWNVREIEKKIELSKKTEIHGPKGREKVPKWSKEQFQARQHKMSKPQRQDSREAEKFKDIDQTIRNLDKQLKEGHNLDVGERGRNKVASIAGQFGKKDEANSDEKNAGSSNATTNTTNNTVIPKSSSKVALAFKKQAASEKCRFCKQTVYLMEKTTVEGLVLHRNCLKCDHCHTNLRLGGYAFDRDDPQGRFYCTQHFRLPPKPLPQRTNKTRKSAAAQPASPAAPPTAAAAASAEPMDTTPPRDQVDLLETSRATASADAMSDDEANVIDEHEWSGRNFLPESNNDSQSELSSSDESDTESDSEMFEEADDSPFGAQTLQLASDWIGKQYCEDSDDSDDFYDSSEGIADDGKDDTEGEEFKKARELRRQEVRLQPLPANLPTDTETEKLKLNVDNKENVADRSSLKSGNSFESARSQPTTPLATPTRVELEQLERNAPRKFSSEIEAISEKLYHMNNMVKMNKDLEVLAKENLVKSDILRKLTLKEKWLAENAAIAAGQKVAPAPSPAAPPLQPKSKFDEKFEKVVSPLQPVVETKPKPVIDFNLDELKPRKPNFEERPKDQLPRPEGLKKPPQPKPKGSSTNVSRSNSLKSNASNGSSKVKKSPIPGNSKMQLEGILGTIKKIQRRNSSDMDEDMDVDTEGDVERPPNKELNSKLKEIQASSFAGTMDHIKSQLTMPTVSAQAPASMDLSKYFPNQKQEKSSSSSTNKNQVTLKDVNLSKYFPSSPAPQRRTVETVADRLKKSQTEASLAKAKLQEEKSKNQEIKKNPEKVADSKPVPPKRQASLDTFSLRDHQMDGALDLTKKKAPTKASSAVKKPAKLGTTTTLTKATATSKGKTIKIVKKIVPKGTKAKKAAAQEAAAVEAPPEKQPEKDEAERILDEILGDGETRSPSSEYQRLFQDEKSPSDLSDNIDRILEETGLDLELGLPKRSSKKLLKTKSLGEGEFDLKPSKERLTGVQNILKRFESMSSVTSQNSQNSDEQAAFKLRRMESTTSNLSSLTRSRESLVSVSDSMSDLEKTMDYLRNEWRNEATNFLQKKRDKFYAKKEEQQKEAQVKAKPDPLSDLPVQYRDSKLAKFFGLATRNSPEKRKSPIKKKKSPSKTPKVTKANNSLEELAKIGSVRQAKQAQKKTLKHIEPKPLKPASPVPDDFEILDLLEKATEAKELERSKTKSPAVEPIKETPIEAIVETPLPVEDIKNLPKTGCDKSSNSSRRGSQSSLVMSRRPSEISLNEKLNQEALVALSHLEKEREAEQVDELFQSMVEEIEQEPEPIAIAEDLPPEDDIDVDSLCTTISKSPSAQPVTVVKRGSSEDQSIEKLFGHFSDEMLVNVEFDSNDELVGITPRATLVSRNTADRDYLDKLESLERDEETFQPVVKEKFKQENDQDEVDSPHFPSRPQRRPKSSSSSSEPSLPVAPQRLKNKLSKIDPEDMAPSVQDLLHQVYIKNVQPQVVEVIPVEGGQTLRFPSMLTEDADEVDHPKEAIKENGSAPEETKIKTITQPEEISSAIQIASKPTSQNNSLKSENSSGSSLVEIPKIITPAKSSSVDNSSDWDMEKMPASPMPRRKLLQKQPPNKAASKESSLEWDMEKLPNSPMLPRKNKMRPISPTTSSVQLLNNLTSDADDEAAQRRIIQDFEQERRQALIKRDENFEAIAAEQRRRDSLQSSSNSSSKRSLPPPTPPMKLNSSRRGTTQDTNRTQDTGSRHEGTPPMFKKLDVDGSGTSMDSTACSTRRSSFAFIELQDNKPVIVPMPKKLKLPKPEAPRFVPEPVAIDEPVPEVFQGRAWPKPHLEGEADLEDLDEEEQAEKLRKQLPEYARSDSPPSAAFKNRKWPDGKTVFDKRAESLEEEDIFEGLLNPRKRGSQRFKDKPRSQSPQPFKPLVNSSRQSSKSFSDLKKGPSLQSLSAQSSQDTTDTISTTTTVATARPGNYASFGDPMDASTQALLDRSKRLHNRKRDFVNERVVERNPYMREVLRSTDRRGSYSDVDEDLTSYRPRHYASSTLNRFPNTSTRKSNTYDYLNPTSDYLTRRSYNLPTSSTSSSYYPSTTRSSHLSDLFRRRSPTSGSGSGSAFSNYGNKESRRLNYYLY, encoded by the exons ATGAGCCGCCAACACCAGCggcaccaccagcagcaccaccacctGCCCctgcaccagcagcagcagccgcagcagcagttgcagatgccgcaacagcagcagcagttgacggcgcagcagcagcagcaacagcagctcCTCATGGCGGAGCATGCGGCTGCCGCGGAGGCGGCGGAGCTGTTCGACCTGCTGTGCGTGGCCACCACGATGCGCCAGATCCTGGCCCTCCATCGAGCCATGTGCGAGGCAGTGGGTCTGCGTCCTTCGCCGCTGAATGACTTCTATCCGCGACTCAAGGCCAAGGTGCGCTCGTGGAAGGCGCAGGCGCTGTGGAAGAAGTTCGACGCCCGGGCAGCCCATCGCGTCTATGGAAAGGGAGCAGCCTGCACGGGCACCCGCGTCCTGGTCATCGGAGCGGGCCCCTGTGGCCTGCGCACAGCCATCGAGGCCCAGCTGCTGGGCGCCAAGGTGGTGGTGCTGGAGAAACGCGACCGCATCACCCGCAACAATGTGCTTCACCTGTGGCCATTCGTCATCACGGATCTGCGCAATCTGGGGGCCAAGAAGTTCTACGGCAAGTTCTGCGCCGGCTCCATCGATCACATCTCCATCCGGCAGCTGCAGTGCATGCTGCTCAAGGTGGCGCTGCTCTTGGGCGTGGAGATCCATGAGGGCGTCAGTTTTGAGCACGCCCTGGAGCCCTCGGGCGATGGCGGTGGGTGGAGGGCAGCGGTTACTCCCACGGATCATGCCGTCTCCCACTACGAGTTCGATGTGCTGATCGGAGCGGATGGCAAGCGGAATATGCTGGACTTTAGAAGGAAGGAGTTCCGCGGCAAGCTGGCCATTGCCATCACGGCCAACTTCATCAACAAGAAGACAGAGGCGGAGGCCAAGGTGGAGGAGATCAGCGGCGTGGCCTTCATCTTCAACCAGGCCTTTTTCAAGGAACTGTACGGAAAGACGGGCATCGATTTGGAGAACATCGTCTACTACAAGGACGAGACGCACTACTTCGTGATGACGGCCAAGAAGCACAGTCTTATTGACAAGGGCGTCATCATCGAGGACATGGCCGATCCTGGGGAGCTTCTGGCTCCGGCCAATGTGGACACACAGAAGCTACACGACTACGCCCGCGAGGCGGCTGAGTTCTCCACGCAATACCAAATGCCAAACCTTGAGTTCGCTGTGAATCACTATGGTAAACCGGATGTGGCCATGTTCGACTTCACCTCTATGTTCGCCGCCGAGATGTCCTGCCGTGTGATTGTGCGCAAGGGCGCCCGCTTGATGCAGTGCCTCGTGGGCGACAGCCTGCTGGAGCCGTTCTGGCCCACTGGATCCGGCTGTGCCCGTGGCTTTTTGTCCAGCATGGACGCCGCCTATGCCATCAAGCTGTGGTCCAATCCCCAGAACAGCACACTTGGAGTGCTGGCCCAGCGGGAAAGCATCTACCGGCTGCTCAACCAGACCACTCCGGACACCCTGCAGCGGGACATCAGTGCCTACACCGTGGACCCGGCCACGCGCTATCCGAACCTGAACAGGGAATCGGTCAACAGCTGGCAGGTGAAGCATCTGGTCGACACGGACGACCCGTCTGTTCTGGAGCAGACCTTTATGGACACGCACGCCCTGCAGACGCCGCATGTGGACACGCCGGGCAGAAGGAAGCGACGCAGTGGAG ATCTCCTTCCCCAGGGAGCTACTTTGCTGAGGTGGATAAGTGCACAGCTGCATGCCCACCAGTTTGTTACGGAACTCAAGGAGGCTTCGGATGTTTTCCGGAATGGACGTGTTCTCTGTGCCCTTATTAATCG CTATCGCCCTGATCTCATCGACTTTGCTGCCACCAAGGACATGAGTCCCGTGGAGTGCAATGAGCTGTCCTTCGCCGTTTTGGAGCGCGAACTGCACATCGATCGCATCATGAGCGCCAAGCAGTCGCTGGACCTGACCGATGTGGAGTCGCGCATCTGGCTCAACTATCTGGACCAGATTTGCGAGCTTTTCCGCGGCGAAATTCCTCACATCAAGCACCCCAAAATGGACTTCAGCGATCTGCGACAGAAGTATCGCATCAACCATACGCACGCTCAGCCCGACTTCTCCAAGCTTTTGGCAATGAAACCGAAAGCCAAGTCACCCATGCAGGATGCTGTGGACGTACCCACCACTGTGCAAAGGCGTTCGGTTCTGGAGGAGGAGCGAGCCAAGCGGCAGCGTCGGCACGAGCAGCTCCTCAACGTTGGCGGAGGGGCCGCGGGAAGCGCCGCCGGAGTTGCCGGGAGCGGAAGCGGAACGGGAGCCACTACTCTGG GTCAAAACGATACGCCACGACGGTCGAAGAAGCGCCGCCAGGTCGATAAAACCGCCAATATT GATCGCGAACGGGGAGATATTCCCTCGGCATTGCCACGAACGGCAGATGAGCAGTTCAGCGATCGCATCCGGAACATGGAGCAGCGGATGACGGGACGCGGTGGCCTGGGCGGCGACAAGAAGCCCAAGGATCTGATGCGGGCCATCGGCAAGATCGATTCGAGCGACTGGAATGTGCGCGAGATCGAGAAGAAGATCGAGCTGTCGAAGAAGACGGAGATCCATGGGCCTAAGGGCCGTGAGAAGGTGCCCAAGTGGAGCAAGGAGCAGTTCCAGGCCCGTCAGCACAAGATGTCCAAGCCGCAGCGCCAGGACTCGCGCGAGGCGGAGAAGTTCAAGGACATCGACCAGACTATCCGCAACCTGGACAAGCAGCTAAAGGAGGGCCACAACCTGGACGTGGGCGAGCGGGGCCGCAACAAGGTGGCCTCCATCGCCGGCCAGTTTGGCAAGAAGGACGAGGCCAACTCGGACGAGAAGAATGCGGGCAGCAGCAATGCCACCACCAACACCACCAACAACACAGTCATACCCAAATCT AGTTCCAAGGTGGCTTTAGCCTTCAAGAAACAGGCTGCCTCCGAAAAGTGCCGCTTCTGCAAGCAAACCGTCTACCTGATGGAGAAGACCACCGTGGAGGGATTGGTTCTGCACCGCAATTGCCTTAAGTGCGACCACTGCCACACCAACTTGCGTCTGGGAGGCTATGCCTTCGATCGGGACGATCCACAGGGCCGTTTCTACTGCACCCAGCACTTCCGGTTGCCGCCCAAACCATTGCCACAGCGCACTAACAAAACCAGG AAATCCGCTGCCGCTCAACCCGCCTCGCCTGCCGCACCACcaactgctgctgcagctgcctCTGCTGAGCCCATGGACACCACTCCACCCAGGGACCAAGTGGATCTGCTGGAGACCTCGCGAGCCACTGCCTCCGCCGATGCCATGTCCGATGACGAGGCCAATGTCATTGATGAGCACGAGTGGTCGGGTCGCAACTTCCTGCCCGAGTCCAACAATGATTCCCAATCGGAGTTATCTAGTTCGGATGAATCCGATACAGAGTCGGACTCGGAGATGTTCGAGGAGGCGGATGATTCGCCTTTCGGAGCTCAGACCCTCCAACTGGCCTCGGATTGGATTGGAAAGCAGTACTGCGAGGACAGCGATGATTCTGATGATTTCTACGATTCTAGTGAAGGTATTGCGG ATGATGGTAAGGATGACACCGAGGGCGAGGAGTTCAAGAAGGCCCGGGAGTTGCGACGCCAGGAGGTTCGCTTGCAGCCGCTGCCCGCTAATCTGCCCACGGATACGGAGACCGAG AAACTTAAGTTAAACGTAGACAACAAAGAGAATGTGGCCGACAGGAGCTCTTTGAAATCGGGCAATTCCTTTGAGTCCGCCCGCAGTCAGCCGACTACGCCcctggccacgcccactcgcgTCGAATTAGAGCAACTGGAGCGGAATGCTCCTCGTAAGTTTAGCAGCGAGATCGAGGCCATAAGCGAAAAGTTGTACCACATGAACAACATGGTCAAGATGAATAAAGACCTGGAGGTGCTGGCCAAGGAGAATCTGGTCAAGAGCGACATCCTGCGCAAGCTCACGCTGAAGGAAAAGTGGCTGGCGGAGAATGCGGCCATAGCAGCTGGCCAAAAGGTGGCTCCAGCACCAAGTCCAGCTGCTCCTCCACTCCAACCTAAGTCCAAGTTCGATGAAAAGTTCGAAAAGGTGGTGAGTCCACTCCAACCGGTGGTTGAAACCAAACCCAAGCCGGTAATAGATTTTAATCTGGATGAACTGAAGCCGCGCAAACCCAACTTCGAGGAGCGGCCCAAGGATCAGCTGCCCAGGCCTGAGGGTTTGAAGAAACCACCCCAACCGAAACCCAAGGGTAGCAGCACCAACGTGAGTCGCTCCAACAGTTTGAAAAGCAACGCCAGCAACGGAAGTTCAAAGGTGAAGAAGAGTCCCATTCCCGGTAACAGCAAGATGCAACTTGAAGGAATCTTAGGCACCATCAAGAAGATCCAGCGCCGGAACAGTAGCGATATGGATGAAGATATGGATGTGGATACCGAGGGAGATGTGGAAAGACCACCCAATAAAGAGCTTAACAGTAAGCTAAAGGAAATCCAAGCCAGCAGCTTTGCCGGCACCATGGATCACATTAAATCCCAGTTGACGATGCCTACGGTAAGTGCCCAGGCACCAGCCTCCATGGACTTGTCCAAGTACTTCCCCAACCAGAAGCAAGAGAAGAGCTCCTCGAGCAGCACCAACAAAAACCAGGTTACCCTCAAGGATGTCAATCTCTCCAAGTACTTTCCCAGCAGTCCAGCTCCACAACGAAGAACCGTGGAGACTGTGGCCGATCGACTGAAGAAGTCGCAGACTGAGGCTTCTCTGGCCAAAGCCAAGCTGCAGGAGGAGAAGTCCAAGAATCAGGAGATCAAAAAGAACCCAGAGAAGGTGGCCGATTCGAAGCCAGTGCCGCCTAAGCGACAAGCTTCATTGGATACCTTCAGCTTAAGGGATCATCAGATGGATGGAGCACTTGACCTGACCAAAAAGAAGGCTCCCACGAAGGCGTCCTCGGCGGTCAAGAAGCCAGCCaagttaggaaccaccaccaccctGACGAAAGCCACCGCCACTTCCAAAGGAAAGACCATTAAGATTGTCAAGAAAATCGTGCCCAAAGGAACCAAAGCCAAAAAGGCGGCGGCTCAGGAAGCCGCTGCAGTCGAGGCTCCTCCAGAGAAGCAGCCGGAAAAGGATGAAGCAGAGCGAATATTGGAtgaaatcctgggcgatgggGAAACACGCTCACCCAGCTCCGAGTACCAGCGGTTGTTTCAGGATGAAAAATCACCCAGCGATCTGTCCGACAACATCGATCGCATCCTGGAGGAAACCGGTTTGGATCTGGAACTGGGCCTTCCCAAACGCAGTAGCAAGAAACTACTTAAAACCAAATCCCTAGGCGAGGGGGAGTTTGATCTCAAACCTTCGAAAGAAAGACTGACTGGGGTACAGAACATCCTCAAGCGTTTCGAGTCCATGAGTTCGGTTACTTCCCAGAATTCACAGAACAGTGATGAGCAGGCGGCGTTCAAGCTGCGCCGAATGGAGTCCACCACTAGCAACCTGAGCAGCTTGACCCGCTCCAGGGAATCCCTAGTCTCTGTCAGCGATTCCATGAGTGATTTAGAAAAAACCATGGACTACCTGCGTAATGAATGGCGCAATGAGGCCACCAACTTCCTGCAAAAGAAACGGGATAAATTTTATGCCAAAAAGGAAGAGCAGCAAAAGGAGGCACAAGTTAAGGCTAAACCAGATCCTTTGAGCGATCTTCCTGTGCAATATCGCGACTCCAAGTTGGCCAAGTTTTTTGGCCTGGCAACTCGTAATTCACCCGAAAAGAGAAAGTCTCCCATCAAGAAAAAGAAATCCCCCTCGAAAACGCCAAAGGTGACTAAGGCGAACAACTCACTGGAGGAGCTGGCCAAGATCGGTAGTGTTCGCCAGGCCAAGCAGGCTCAAAAAAAGACCCTTAAGCATATAGAACCCAAACCTCTAAAGCCAGCCAGTCCCGTTCCCGATGATTTTGAGATTCTGGATCTGCTGGAAAAAGCCACAGAGGCCAAGGAACTGGAGCGTTCGAAGACCAAGAGCCCAGCTGTGGAACCGATTAAAGAAACGCCAATAGAAGCTATAGTAGAAACCCCCTTGCCAGTCGAGGACATTAAGAATCTACCCAAAACCGGGTGTGATAAGTCCTCGAACAGCTCACGTCGTGGCTCCCAATCCAGTTTGGTGATGTCGCGGCGACCATCGGAGATTTCCCTAAATGAGAAgctcaaccaggaggcactaGTTGCCCTGAGCCACCTAGAAAAGGAACGGGAGGCGGAGCAGGTGGATGAACTGTTCCAGAGCATGGTGGAAGAAATAGAACAGGAACCAGAGCCCATTGCCATTGCTGAAGATCTTCCTCCGGAAGATGACATCGATGTGGATTCACTGTGCACCACAATTAGCAAGAGTCCCAGTGCCCAGCCAGTGACTGTGGTGAAACGGGGTAGTTCCGAGGATCAAAGTATTGAGAAGCTTTTCGGTCACTTTTCCGACGAGATGTTGGTGAACGTGGAGTTCGACTCCAACGATGAGCTGGTGGGGATCACACCAAGGGCCACACTAGTTTCCAGAAACACAGCCGATCGTGATTACTTGGATAAACTGGAGTCTTTGGAGCGCGATGAGGAGACTTTCCAGCCGGTTGTTAAGGAGAAATTCAAACAGGAAAATGACCAGGATGAAGTGGATAGTCCGCACTTTCCATCGCGCCCACAACGCAGACCCAAAAGTAGTTCATCTTCCAGTGAACCCTCCCTTCCAGTGGCTCCCCAAAGGTTAAAAAATAAGCTGTCGAAAATAGATCCCGAAGATATGGCTCCTTCTGTGCAGGATCTTCTGCACCAGGTTTACATTAAGAATGTCCAGCCTCAGGTAGTGGAAGTGATTCCTGTGGAAGGAGGGCAAACATTGAGGTTCCCTAGTATGTTAACAGAAGATGCGGACGAAGTGGATCATCCCAAAGAGGCAATCAAAGAAAATGGCTCAGCTCCGGAAGAAACCAAGATAAAGACTATAACCCAGCCGGAAGAGATTTCTTCAGCTATTCAAATTGCTAGCAAACCAACCAGTCAGAATAACTCTCTCAAGAGTGAGAATTCCTCTGGAAGCAGTCTTGTGGAGATTCCAAAGATAATTACGCCAGCCAAGTCGAGTAGCGTGGATAACTCCTCAGATTGGGATATGGAGAAAATGCCAGCATCGCCCATGCCGCGGAGAAAGCTGCTCCAAAAGCAACCTCCAAACAAAGCAGCCAGCAAGGAGAGCTCTTTGGAGTGGGACATGGAGAAACTGCCCAACAGTCCCATGTTGCCGAGGAAGAACAAAATGCGGCCCATATCTCCCACCACAAGTTCCGTCCAACTTCTGAATAACCTAACCTCCGATGCGGATGACGAGGCGGCACAGCGACGCATCATCCAGGACTTCGAGCAGGAGAGACGGCAGGCGCTAATCAAGCGGGACGAGAATTTCGAGGCCATTGCGGCCGAGCAACGCAGACGCGACTCCTTGCAGAGTAGTAGCAACTCGAGCAGCAAGCGCAGTTTGCCTCCTCCAACTCCTCCGATGAAGCTAAACTCCTCCCGACGCGGCACCACCCAGGACACAAATCGCACCCAGGATACGGGTTCCCGGCATGAGGGAACGCCACCTATGTTCAAGAAACTGGATGTCGATGGCAGTGGGACGTCAATGGACTCCACTGCGTGCTCAACGCGGCGCAGCTCGTTTGCATTTATAGAGTTACAGGACAATAAACCGGTGATTGTGCCTATGCCCAAGAAACTAAAGCTTCCAAAGCCAGAGGCGCCGAGGTTTGTTCCCGAGCCAGTGGCCATTGATGAGCCCGTGCCTGAGGTGTTTCAGGGCCGAGCGTGGCCCAAGCCGCACCTTGAAGGGGAAGCGGATCTCGAGGATCTGGATGAGGAGGAACAGGCAGAGAAGCTAAGAAAACAGCTGCCCGAATACGCTCGCTCGGATTCTCCGCCATCGGCTGCTTTTAAGAATCGCAAGTGGCCAGATGGGAAGACTGTATTTGACAAACGTGCTGAATCTCTGGAGGAGGAAGATATAttcgaaggattactgaaccCAAGGAAGAGGGGTTCCCAAAGATTCAAGGATAAACCGCGATCGCAATCGCCACAACCTTTCAAACCGCTCGTTAATAGCTCACGGCAGAGCTCGAAGTCCTTTAGCGACCTTAAGAAAGGACCCTCATTACAATCCTTGTCGGCGCAATCCAGTCAAGACACCACGGACACCAtctccaccaccaccacagtgGCCACAGCTCGGCCAGGAAACTACGCCAGCTTTGGCGATCCCATGGACGCCAGTACACAAGCTTTGCTGGATCGCAGCAAACGGTTACACAACCGCAAGAGGGATTTCGTAAATGAACGGGTGGTGGAGCGTAATCCCTATATGAGGGAGGTCCTCCGGAGCACGGATCGCAGGGGATCGTACTCCGATGTAGATGAGGACTTGACCAGCTACCGGCCAAGGCACTATGCTAGTTCCACGCTCAATCGTTTTCCAAATACCTCAACCAGAAAGAGCAACACCTACGATTACCTCAATCCAACTAGTGATTACCTGACCAGAAGAAGCTACAACCTACCGACCAGCAGCACCTCGAGCAGCTACTATCCTTCGACCACGCGCAGCTCCCACCTGAGCGACCTCTTCCGACGACGCAGCCCCACCAGCGGATCTGGATCGGGATCCGCGTTTTCCAACTACGGCAACAAAGAGTC ACGACGCCTCAACTACTACCTCTACTGA